ataaatgtgtgtatgtgtgaacgAGCATATTTTGGAGCCGCAAGTTTTCCGACATTTGGCCAAGACGTTGAAGGACGCAAAGCTTGAACTAGTTTTTCGCACTTAAGCAATCACATGTGTCACGTTCCAAAGCGAAACCTTGACCGATCTCCCGTCCACCGTATGTaccaacccccccccccccctcccaaCCTCTACGATGTGTGTTGCGCAAATGAAAATTCGCCAACATGCAAAGTTCGACCGCAACCCCCGTCGCGACCCCAAGAGCAACGTAGATGCCGGCACACACGGTCAGCGCTTCTTAGTCACACATGAGACGCTGGCGAGGCACAGCCAAGCAGCGCATAAAAATAGTCATTCATCGGCCAATTGGCGAGAGCATCTTGAATAAACATTAATAGCACTTTCGCTGTGAATTTCGACACAGCACGCTCTCTGTCGGTCCATCTCTCTCAGAATATCCATACAATATAGTCGACTAATTCATTGAACAATTTGTCTAGGTTGGGGACTATAGACCTGCCGGGTGGGCTACCCGTCACTGCGTCACCGGTCAGAGCCCTGAGCCCTAATAAACAACTTACTCACGCGCTCGCTTATtcgcatatttttgtttttgtgataTTGTTATCAACAGTTGCTGCTAATGCCAGCTGGGtgcatttgttattgttatcaGTGCTGCGCCCGCGGCCAACAACTGCATCCAGTGTGCGATTCGTAGCGCACCCAACTGCCCGGCTGGCTATTCGGCAGCGATCGAGACCCACTCGTGCACTCTGTGGCGCCAGCACCAGTTCGTGCCGCAGCAGTGGTCAGTACTCGAGCACGCGTGAAACGATGTCGTTGCGTTGACGGCGGTTCCACAGCGCACAGAAGAACTCGGGAGCAATCAGacggtgtgtgtttgtgtgtgtgcataaaaaagataaattatatatatgcaagtacatatatacacatatatttttaatcctccccatataagtatatgtgtgtgcgcttcAAATGGAGTTTATCGTATAACGTGCGAATCCCCTTGCAATTAGTCTAAATATAGAATCCATTTGAAATAGATTGCTTTCGTAATAACTACAGGGAGTACACAGAACTGCATAATTTGAGTCTACATAGAAAGCTGCGACATGACTCGAACTCGATCGATgtgcctgtgtatgtgtgtgcgcgtgtgtgtgtgtgcatgtgtgtgtgtgtgtatgtgtgtgggtgtactATATATCTGAGAAATCGGAACTCTACCTCTTTGGCATGTGGGGCTCGCTTTGTGTGGCAGACctcaaaaacttaaaatgtagcgaaatagttttaaaaatagcaaaactatatgcaaaaataaaaaataaagaaaaatacacacacttaTCACATTATTCAGGTCTGgcgaaaaacataaaaatcttCGTGTGCGCCAGACGTTGGGCTAATTTCTGTAAAAATCTCGTTCACGTCACGCCCAAGCCCGAATGTGTGGGTTGTGTGGGGATGGGGATTAGCGTCAATGTAAATATTGATGAGAATTCTGTGCGTCTCAGATATTGGATAAACAGACATAGGCATagatacttatatatgtatatgtaggttCATGTTGGCTGtgcagtgttttttttttttgactgcgCCTTCGTTACGTTTCGGTAACGAGAACCTTCGCATTTACAAATAGCCAGATTGTATCTGACGGATACTTGTGCTCCctgctttaaatatttgttttttctttgacgttattttttttttattttgttccgTCAATTTCTTTGCTcttgtcgccgtcgccgccactttttatttttagacgcacaatttttttctgttttttttttttttgttctgtttGCGTTTTAGCATTTTTGGATTCCACTCTTGCGTACCAGcacttgcatatatatatttttttatttatacattaatatatcatataaatgCTTGCGTTCATCCAACATGTGTTTGAAATTGCAGCTCGTTTGGGTTTATCTTTTGGCCAGAGCACTTGGCACAACGCGCCTCTCCTGACCCCGCCTCGCCTCGTCTCGTGTCGATTGCAATGTTTGTGcctatttttataaattcaaGTTGGAAAAACATTGCGCATTTCGTATATACTAATTGCTTTGGACATTTAATTCGACTGTGAACGCATTTGCGCAAGTTTTCCGGTAAACATAGATTTTTACCAATTTAGCGCGGGGCTTATGTGAAACTTCTTAAAAACTTGagagtttgttttgtttaaaaaacgTTATCAGAAATAGATGCATGCAAATAGATCATGGCTAACAGGCTTATGTTCgttcaatttttatatatatgacggaaaaataagtaaaatttttctttttgccaacTGTCAGCTTCTATTATGTGCTGTGCATGTTCAAAACTTAAAGGCAAAACGCATTAGAGCTtttccaaaatatattttctaatttttcttataaatttatttacttactGCTGCGCGCGCCCCCAAAAACTGACGTCCCATTTGTACATTTTGCGCATTGCGGCCAaatgtcatatatatatattgaatatatctgtttatacataattatggcaatatatatactgtaGCATTTCCGTTACAATGTCGGCTATCGAGTCGCCCGTCGTTGCCCAACAAAGAAAGCAACAGCAATCGCCTTGGAATGACATTTGTTGGAGCAATTTATGCGGCAATTATGACGCTGTTGCTGAAAATTCAGAAGCAGCTGAAATATGGAATATCGGCACTTCTAGAAGCTGCCTCCTCCGGCcgcaatttgtttataaaattccGTACAATCTTAGTCatgatttttgctttttttttttttttttgtgtgtgtgcccgcGTACAAATAAGGCGCgaaaaaagcaaacagcagcaggcaatgggattttggtttattttcgAATTGAGGTCTACGGTGGGTGCTGGGGCATTGGAAGGGGATGGGGCAACGGGTGGGAGCAATGAACAGTTCATGTGGGCTGGCTTCCTTGTTTCTCTGTGGCCGTTGTCAAGCAGCTTCTAAAAACGAAATGTCAgtagttcttttttttcattatttttctcgtttttattttttatttgtatatatataataaatatatattatttttcgggcattttttatttgcaatctttcaaaatttgtatttatatcgcaattttttaaaattttcatttattacaGGCCTTAACCCATTTGGTTTGCAACGTGCCCCCAGGACTAGGACATGGCTGAGCAGGACAGCAAGAATAGTACACAGTGCGCCGTCTTTGACCAAACGCCTGGCtcacaacaaaagaaaatcaacATCGTTGTGCGCTCCCATTTTACGGTAAAGCACGTCATTGCGCTGATTGGCACACAGTTTGCCTATGGCAAATTCGAGCTGCTGCTACAGCCGCATGGCGAGAAGGATCTGGTAAGTATTTGATGCCAAGTCATGCGGCCGCTAGCTCTTACTAATGCATTTTACATGATTTAGGTTAATTTGAATGCGCTAGACAAGGAGCTGCTTTACGACGTGCCTGGCTTTGAGCCTCAGCTGAAGAATAACCTGGTGCTGCTGCCAGAGGGCACCTGGGACGGCAATGTGACCAAACGCTATGAGTTGACCATAAAAAAATCCGCTTCGACTCTCAGCAAACAGGCAACTACCGCGGACAACATGGCAACGACAACcgcaacgacaacagcaacaaaaaccgGTGAGAAAAAGAAGCGGGTAACAACAGgcgagaaaaagaaaaaatcgcCAAGCAAAACCAAGACTAGCGTTAGTCCCACTGAATTGACAGCTGAgtcagcggcaacagcagcagcagcatcagccaCAGCGACGCCCACCACGCCCAGCAAGGTCAGCATAAAAGTGAAAACCAAAGCCAGCGATAACAAGAACAATATTGTGAAGAGCAAGGACCAAGTGGATGAAAGCGTGCAGCTGCCAAAAGCGCCAAGTACCTGCGCCACAGACATAGCTATTGACGAACTAACCAAAGTTGAAATAACCGAGCAGCTGAAGCAGCAGTTGCCACAAAACAGGATCCTCATTTCGCCCGTCGATGATGTAGCTCCTGAGTTATTTAATATAAGTCCCGTCTCGGAAGCTGAACAACTGTCTGACGATGATTTGGCATTGGGCGCCTCGGCCAGTCCCACTTTGATGGGTCCAGCCTACGAATTTGGCAACGCCGGACCCACAGAAAGCGATCTGTTGGCTGGAACTGAAGCTGGCACCGATGCACTAGCGGCCATCGCTGGCAATGATAAAGTCGAAGAGGATGATAGACAGGAGATGGAATATTCAAATTTCTTTGGGCGCAAGTACGGCGGCGATGAGGTGCCCGCCTGGCAGCGCATCAATACCAGCGCCTCAGAATTTGTGGCCTCGGCCAATACAGAAACAGAGACGCACCGAAATGGTGTTGGGCCACGTGCATATGTGGGACTTGTCAATCAGGCTATGACCTGCTATCTAAACAGTCTGCTGCAAGCGCTTTATATGACGCCCGAGTTTCGTAATGCCTTGTACCGCTGGGAGtttgacaacgacaacgaggCCAAGAACATACCCTACCAGTTGCAGAAGCTGTTTCTCAATTTGCAGACATCGCCGAAATCATCGGTGGAGACAACTGACTTGACGCGCAGCTTTGGCTGGGACTCAACGGAGGCCTGGCAACAGCATGACATCCAAGAGCTGTGCCGCGTCATGTTCGATGCACTGGAGCACAAGTTCAAGAACACAAAACAGGCCAATCTCATCTCGACGCTGTACGAGGGCAAAATGAATGATTATGTCAAGTGTTTGGAGTGCAATACCGAAAAGACGCGCGAGGATACCTTTCTTGACATACCGCTACCGGTGCGTCCATTTGGTAGTAGTTCCGCCTACGGTAGCATCGAGGAGGCACTGCGCGCCTTTGTTCAGCCCGAAACTCTCGATGGCAACAATCAGTATCTGTGCGAGAAATGCAAAAAGAAATGCGACGCCCACAAGGGACTGCACTTTAAGTCCTTCCCCTATATACTGACGCTGCATCTTAAGCGCTTCGACTTTGACTATCAGACCATGCATCGCATCAAGCTGAATGACAGGCAAGCGTTAAATCCTTAACTCTTAGTCTTCTACTAATATTTGTTCTGCATTTTAAAGGGTGACCTTCCCGCAAAAGCTGAATCTGAACAGCTTTGTGAATCGCAGCGGCCAGGGCGAGCAGTATCAGATGAATGGCAGCAGCAATGCAGACGATTGCAGCACCGCGGACAGTGGCTCAGCCATGGAGGAGGATAACTTGAGCAGCGGTGTGGGAACAACGGCCAGTTCCAGTCAGCATGAGAACGATATGAACGACGAGGACGAAGGCATCGAcatgagcagcagcacaggCAAGAGCGCAAACATGGAGGCACGACTCAAACAGGAGTTGCTATCAGGTCCATATATCTATGACCTCTTTGCTATCATGATACACTCGGGCAGCGCATCAGGCGGTCATTACTATGCTTATATCAAGGATTTTGATAATGATGAATGGTTCTGTTTCAATGATCAAAATGTGTCCACGGTAGGTAGCCAAAGATTGGCAGGTGTCAACATATATTATAGGTGCACCTTCGCCTCACACTTTTTAGATCACACAAGAGGACATCCAGCGTTCATTTGGCGGGCCCAATGGCAGCTACTATTCAAGTGCTTATACGTCCAGCACGAATGCGTATATGCTCATGTATCGCCAGGTGGACGCCAAGCGTAACGAGCTTGTGGTCAAGTGTAACGACTTTCCGGAACACATCAAGTCGCTGCTTCTCAAGCTGCATGCGGAGGAAGATACGCGCGTTTCGCGCCTGGGTAGACACATCACAGTAACAGATCTGGCACTGCCGCATCTATACAAACCGCGCGTCTACTTTTATAATCCGTTGCTCAAGAAACTAAAGATGACCCGCGTGTATCTGTCGCAGAGTTTCGATGTGAATAAAGTGCTGATGTCTGCCTATGATATGCTCAATGTGGAGCAGTTTGCGCCGCTGTCACGCTGCCGTCTGGTTGCCTACAATTCATCCATGGACACCATCATACAGTCGCTGGAGAATTGCACTGACCCGGCACTAACCGAGCTGCGTTCCTCACATAACTACAATCTGGACTTTTTGCTGGAGTACCGGGCTGAGGATCAGCAGTTTGAAAACTATGCCAGCGATGGCACTACGTGGTATGTGTTTAAGGTAGATCTCTCGACCATGGCGATGGACGGTCCCTTCCTGGTTTATTCAGCAGCGCGGGAGTCTAGCGACGTTCTGCGCCATTCAATTGCAGTACGTTTGCACATTAACGAGCAGCAGTTTTTGCTGGCCGCCGTGCGTGGCACTTACCGCATGGCCTTTGTAGCGTACGATCCCCAACCGACATCGGAGGCACAGCAACATCTTCAGCAACTGGCTAACTCACAATTCAAATACATCACATACTTTTACTTAAACGTGCCTAACACCGATGCCACCAGTCTCGAGATGTTGGGCGTGCCCAGCAGCGAGCCCATTGCAGCTCCCATCGAGGTAGGTACCTTAATCCTTTAACGTCTAGTTTCCATCAAATTGAGCCCAAtagttaattgttttatttacaaatgCAAGTATTATAGCAATTTGTCAAAGTTCAAGTAACTCTTCTCCCCTTTGCAGCCCGCCAATGGCTGCGCCGGTGGTGATGTAGTGGATGCTGCCATGATGAATGGTATTAACGGCACAAACGGCACGGCTACGCCCGAGGGTGTCAGCGCCGGCAATAACGACTGTGATTGGCGTCGCTATAAGCGCGATCAGGCTGATTCGCTTACGACACCCGGCCATGAATCCAACTCAGAGGATAGTAGCCTGAGTGATGGTGATCGTACACTGGTTGAGAACAGTATGCAGCATCGTGGCGGCGGCGATAGTCAGGTGAGCTCCACCAGCCACTCACCACAGCTGTCCAGTCCTGAGGATGAGGCCGCCTCACATGACGCCATGATGCGTGTTCACGCCTAttgcaatggcaacggcagctATGGCAGCGAGGCGGGCGACACCAGCTCCCTGCCACCTAGCacaacaacacaatttttCCATGCCATCAAAATTGATTGCGTGGATCTGGCCACCAGTAGCAGCACCACCAGTGGCCACCAATCCGATGACGAGGCGCAACTGCGTAAGCCCACACACGCTTATAAGCTTCTTGTAGGCAAGCATATGCGTATGGGCACCTTTAAGCGGCACATCGAGCAGTTGATACGCGTCCCCAGCGCCTATTTTAAGCTACAGCGAAAGCATGAGAGCACCATATCCAATAACCAGACCAATACGCTGGTCTTTCTAAATGAAGGCGAAACTCTGACCGTAGAGATCGGTAAAACACTGCAACCGTACGAGTTCAAGTCTAAGATATACTTTTTGCGGCTGGCGGATTTAAACAATGAGA
The sequence above is a segment of the Drosophila virilis strain 15010-1051.87 chromosome 3, Dvir_AGI_RSII-ME, whole genome shotgun sequence genome. Coding sequences within it:
- the Usp47 gene encoding ubiquitin carboxyl-terminal hydrolase 47, producing the protein MAEQDSKNSTQCAVFDQTPGSQQKKINIVVRSHFTVKHVIALIGTQFAYGKFELLLQPHGEKDLVNLNALDKELLYDVPGFEPQLKNNLVLLPEGTWDGNVTKRYELTIKKSASTLSKQATTADNMATTTATTTATKTGEKKKRVTTGEKKKKSPSKTKTSVSPTELTAESAATAAAASATATPTTPSKVSIKVKTKASDNKNNIVKSKDQVDESVQLPKAPSTCATDIAIDELTKVEITEQLKQQLPQNRILISPVDDVAPELFNISPVSEAEQLSDDDLALGASASPTLMGPAYEFGNAGPTESDLLAGTEAGTDALAAIAGNDKVEEDDRQEMEYSNFFGRKYGGDEVPAWQRINTSASEFVASANTETETHRNGVGPRAYVGLVNQAMTCYLNSLLQALYMTPEFRNALYRWEFDNDNEAKNIPYQLQKLFLNLQTSPKSSVETTDLTRSFGWDSTEAWQQHDIQELCRVMFDALEHKFKNTKQANLISTLYEGKMNDYVKCLECNTEKTREDTFLDIPLPVRPFGSSSAYGSIEEALRAFVQPETLDGNNQYLCEKCKKKCDAHKGLHFKSFPYILTLHLKRFDFDYQTMHRIKLNDRVTFPQKLNLNSFVNRSGQGEQYQMNGSSNADDCSTADSGSAMEEDNLSSGVGTTASSSQHENDMNDEDEGIDMSSSTGKSANMEARLKQELLSGPYIYDLFAIMIHSGSASGGHYYAYIKDFDNDEWFCFNDQNVSTITQEDIQRSFGGPNGSYYSSAYTSSTNAYMLMYRQVDAKRNELVVKCNDFPEHIKSLLLKLHAEEDTRVSRLGRHITVTDLALPHLYKPRVYFYNPLLKKLKMTRVYLSQSFDVNKVLMSAYDMLNVEQFAPLSRCRLVAYNSSMDTIIQSLENCTDPALTELRSSHNYNLDFLLEYRAEDQQFENYASDGTTWYVFKVDLSTMAMDGPFLVYSAARESSDVLRHSIAVRLHINEQQFLLAAVRGTYRMAFVAYDPQPTSEAQQHLQQLANSQFKYITYFYLNVPNTDATSLEMLGVPSSEPIAAPIEPANGCAGGDVVDAAMMNGINGTNGTATPEGVSAGNNDCDWRRYKRDQADSLTTPGHESNSEDSSLSDGDRTLVENSMQHRGGGDSQVSSTSHSPQLSSPEDEAASHDAMMRVHAYCNGNGSYGSEAGDTSSLPPSTTTQFFHAIKIDCVDLATSSSTTSGHQSDDEAQLRKPTHAYKLLVGKHMRMGTFKRHIEQLIRVPSAYFKLQRKHESTISNNQTNTLVFLNEGETLTVEIGKTLQPYEFKSKIYFLRLADLNNETAKLPCVCEWVYNATTTVEQAKQDLVAKLHRIDAKYSSLTVDNCRIWLKGGRCPTKILANEDTLYCDIRSTAAEFIVQECEEGVVAQPKEDSLTIFVRRWYPDKWEFGKFQEITLDKDGEIKRCLSQICNIPIDRLSYMKLNSYFPCTSISAVSVNEAVNWLSVPAALDVYPLNTTNSGNMYLYKDKSVPVRELSSDERRSLTNKEKARLDRLGCISTTRYSQRRERALKIYLDSPEKPSNVTASAPIDAHAEN